Sequence from the Opisthocomus hoazin isolate bOpiHoa1 chromosome 31, bOpiHoa1.hap1, whole genome shotgun sequence genome:
aactgaacagagtactccagatgaggcctcactagggcagtgtagaggggaaggagaacttccctcgacctgctggccccactcctcctaatgcaccccagaatgccattggccttcttggcagccagggcacactgctggctcatggagcCAAACTGAGGATGTAAgtaagtttgggactgggacatgtgtcctccaccaggacacccaggtccctctctgcagagctgctctccagcaggtccgccccaagcctgtactggtgcatggggttgttcctccccaggtgcaggaccctgcacttgcccttgttgaacctcatcaggttcttctctgcccaactttccagcctgtccaggttaggctgaatggcagaacagccttccggtgtatccaccacacctcccagttctgtgtcatcagcaaacttgctgagggtgcattctaactcttcatctaggtcgttgatgaagaagttaaacaagactgggcccagtactgacccctgggggacaccacttgtcaccagcctccaactagactcagcgccgctgatgacaaccctctgagttctgccatttagccacttctcaatccacctcagtgaccacttatccagcccatacttcctgagcttccctaggaggaagtTATGGGAGACAgagtcgaaagccttgctgaagtcgaggcagacaacatccacggctctcccctcatctacccagccagtcatgtcatcgtagaaagctatcagattggtcaggcatgatttccccttggtgaattcatgctgactactcctgataaccttcttttcctaaacctgcttaatgatgacctctagaataaGTTGCTCCATcgtctttcccaggatggaggtgaggctgaccggcctgtagttccctgggtcctctttcttgccttttttgaagactggagtgacattggcctttctccagtcctcgggcacctctcctgtcctccaggacctctccaagatgatggagagtggctcagaaatgacatccaccagctccctcagcactcatgggtgcgtttcatcgaggcccatggatttgtgggcatccagatcgcttaagcgatccctcacacagtcctactcgaccaagggaaattcatcctctttgtaggcttcctctcttacctccggggcctgggattcctgagggactgccttggcactgaagactgaagcaaagaaggcattcagtagctctgccttctccgcatcctccgtcaccaggacacccacctcattcagcagcggccccacgttgtccctagccttccttttgctgctgatgtagttgaagaagcccttcttgttgtttttgacattccttgccagctttaattccaggtgagccttggccttcctcgtcgcatccctgcactctctgaccacattcctgtactcttccgaagtggcctgcccctctttccacattccttggatcttttttctcttccacctgagctacGCTataagctccttgtttaaccatgcaggtctcctgcctcctttgctagatttctttctcagcgggatccaccgctcctgagcatggaggaagtggtatttaaagagcgaccagcgctcatggacccccctgccttcgagagccctgtcccacgggattcctcccagtatgtccttgaaaaggccaaagttagccctcctgaggtccaaggttttgatcctgcttattgccctgcttcctccacgcaggatcctgaattcgtccatttcatggtcactgcagccgagtctacctccaccTCTATGTGGCcacctgcaaacccctgcactacaggacccgcctgggcagcagagcttgtgtccgcatggcagcagctgcctgggacaCTGGGTTCCTctatgctgtgctgcacacttcCAATACATTTTCAATACCTCTCTGCCAAGGCAATGCTGTGGGCCGGTTCTTCAGTGAAGttccacagatcctcaagctctcctgcttggACTGCTCCCTCAGAGAGCTTAAGCTTCTTATTTTAAGTTCTTTATTATCTTTCAGAGATTTTGtgttcattgtgctgtcctatgtggagatcttcagggctgtgctgaggatcccttCTGAGCAGGGAAGGCACAAAGTCTTCTCAATGTACCTTCCTCACCGGGCCGTGGTCGACCTGTTTCTCAGCACAGGTATACTTACCTACCTAAAGCCCCCCctatttctcctccccatgcctggACCTGATGATGACAGTACTGTGCTCggtggtgcctccggcagtgaacccgctcatctacagcatgaggaaccaggagctcaaggatgccATTAAGAGACTGATTCCACACACATTTTTTATTAATGATAAAATTGCCACCTCTCTCCTCAAATGATTCTCAGAGTATCTGTTtccaggtttgttttgttttattttggtttttgttgttgtttcatttttattgatttatttatctACCATTACACTTATCATTATTGCTTCTGCTATGGTTATTCATGGTTATTATGGTCCTAGCCTGGTGCCTTGGTGTGTCTAATGTCAGCTAAGAGGGAGCTCTCTCAGAGCTTCTCTGTAAGAAAATGGGATCTTCCCAGTGCAGTGCTTTCAGGCTGGACTCTTCCACTCAAGACGCCTGAGGAACTATACCACTGATGAGCCTCTTCCTCCATGTGTTTGGGGCTAAAAGCTCAGACCATTTAAGAGACATAGGGCTGGATTTAGGAGTCACCAGTTGGTGCCTGCTGAGAGTGAAGATGATAAGTGTAACTGAGGGACGCAACCAGGGCtttcacacaggtgacattaaggGCACCAGTCTTTTAGGAGGGGAATCTAGAGCTGCCTGAAGAGCACAATAGTTCTCCAGCAATAGCATGTTCCTGGGCTTGAGCAGGTATGATAGGTGTGGCATAAACAGGGTTTGGGGCTAAAAGTATAGGATGTGTGCCAACCTCCTCTGGGCAATCTACAGTCCAGAGCAGAAATTACCACAGAGGGACACACTGGCCTGGATGTGACGACATCTATTCTGGAGTAGAATGGGATGAAAAACTCAAGATGTCTTGGGTGACAACACTTCTCCTAACATAGCCCTGTATACACCGCTGGCTCGCATGGTTGCCTTGCAGTGCCCTAGCCCTTCTCCACAGGGTCTTTTCTCCGCCAGTCAGGACCCAGCCTGCTTGGGTGTGTGAGTTTATTCTTCCCCCAGTGCCATCCTCAAAACAGCAGATGAGGGTACAAAGCCAGCAAAGCCAGGGCCAGCGGGGTCAACtctcaagagcagagctgggctgtttgtAGAGGAATGTACGAGGTTGATCAAAGAGAATAActtgggaggaagaagaaagaaaaagaaaacaatctgaGATATGATGAGGCCTGCTCGGGGTTACCTGCCTAGCAACCCTgtgtcactgacttcagtggcacACAAAAGCCACAGCTGATCActccagacagaatcacagaaccacagaatggtaggggttggaagggacctcggtgggtcatctagtccaaccctcctgccaaagcagggtcacctacagtaggctgcacaggaccttgtccaggcgggtcttgaatatctccagagaaggagactccacaacctccctgggcagcctgtttcagtgctccgtcacccttagagggaagaaattcttccttgtgttcagacggaacttcctctgcttaagtttgtgcccattgccccttgttctgtcactgggcaccactgaaaagagcttggccccatcctcctgacacccatcctgcagatatttgtaagtatatattaggtctcctcgcagccttctcttcttcaggctgaacaagcccagctccctcagcctttcctcataggagagattttccagacccctcaccatccttgtagccctccgctggactctctccagtagctcctcatctttcttgaattggggagcccagaactggacagagtactccagatgaggcctcactagggcagtgtagaggggaaggagaacttccctcgacctgctggccccactcctcctaatgcaccccagaatgccattggccttcttggcagccagggcacactgctggctcatggttaacctgttgtccaccagcacacccaggtccctctctgcagagctgctctccagcaggtccgccccaagcccgtactgatgcatggggttgttcctccccaggtgcaggaccctgcatttgcctttgttgaacctcatcaggttcttctctgcccaactttccagcctgtctgggTTACGCTGAATGGTAGCACGGCCTTCTGGTTTGTCTTccacacctcccagttctgtgtcatcagcaaacttgctgagggtacattctaactcttcatccgggtcgttGGCGTAGGTCTGCTTACTTCCACGGTCATGGAGAACCTGAGTGCTCTCCCTACCACCATCAAGAGGAGACCTGTGGTGGAAGAATGCACAGTCACTCATCCTGGAAGGCACCTCAGGTGATCCCTAGGCCAAGCAAAACCACTGTCAATGGAGAAAAGAGATATCAGGGTCTGATTGCTTGTATGCTAGATTGTGTTAGTGGAAAACCTAGGCCTATAGAGACACACATAGAGTGGTGATCCCTGCAGGAGCTGATCTTAGGACCTCCATCTGTCCAGGAGCTGGTCCTGGGATCCCCTCATCCCCTCAGTTCCCCCATGCACACACAaccacatacacatacacacataaatgGGTCTctagtacagaatcacagaaccactgaGGCTGCAAACACAGCTGgactccaccttctctgtgcttcCTCTTCATGCTTGATTTATCTCAGGAGCTCCTTTCTCATCCATAAAAGCCTCCTGCAACGTGTCTTGGCTTCCTGCACTTCTGGGTGCACTGTTCTGGACCTTGAAGGGGAGATCCTTGACCACCAAACAtctctcccctctgctctgctggacGATACCCCATGGAATTCTTCCAAGCAGGTTCCTCAGCAGACCAAagcctgctctcctgaagtcctgcTCTTTGCCTTGTTCCCTTCTCTCAGGAACCTTAATTCTTTCTCACCCCTGACTGTTACATCCCTGACCAGctttttcttgcttctgtgtatgatgtcatgcaggacagtcaCCCTCATTGGCTCCTCAGTCCCCCTTGTCAGGAAGACTTTGTCAATAAGCTCCAAAAATCTACAAACTCCCACAACACTCTCATTGCTCCTTCTCACACAGGCATAAATCCTCCCAACTTCCAGGCTTACACCATGGTTCCTTGAATTTGATGCACTTAGGGAAAGACAAGTCTGAGATGTCATGACATACACAGGGAATCGGTTGCAGAGGAAAGTCAGCAGTCTCTGGCTGCTGAAACACATCCAGCCATCACTTTCCTCAGGGCATCCttgagctccttgttcctcatgctgtagatgagggggttcagtGTTGGAGGTACTAATGAGTACAAAATAGTAATCACCAGATCCAGGAGTGGGGAGGAAttggagggaggcttcaggtagaCAAAAATGCTAGTGCTTATAagcagggagaccacggccaggtgagagaggcacgtggaaaaggccttgtgccgtccctgctcagaagggatcctcagcacagcgctgaagatctgcacataggacaccacaatgaaaacaaaacaagtaaatGCTAAGCAGGCACTAACTACAAGAAGCccagcttccctgaggtaggTATCTGGGCAGGAGAGCTTAAGGAgctggggaagttcacagaagaactggtccacagtattgcccttgcagagtggaagtgaaaatgtattggcagtgtgcagcatgGCGTAGATGAAaccagtgccccaggcagctgctgccatgtggacacaagctctgctgcccaggagggtcccatagtacAGGGGTTTGCaaatggcaatgtagcggtcataggccatgatggtgaggagaGAGTAATCTGCTACCaacaagaagagaaagagaaagacctgggcagcacatcctgtaTAGGAAATGTCTctggtgtcccagagggaattggacatggctttgggcagaatggtggagatggagcccaggtcaaggagggagaggttgaggaggaagaagtacatgggggtgtggaggtggcggtcgcaggctatggcagtgatgacgAGGCCGTtggccaggagggcagccaggtagatggccaggaagagccagaaggtcaagagctgaaGCTGCCGCAtgtctgcaaattccaggagAAGTAGttcagtgatggagctgctgttggacatttgctgctgTTGAGCATGGGGACCTGTTCAAGGAAGAAAAGGCAGTAAGAAGTTAAGGCACTCTTCTCTGAGTAAAGCCTCTTACAATTCTCATGGAAAAACCCCAGGCTGCCTCTCCCCTTTCAGGAAGACCTTTGGCAGGTCCCTTTTGTGAGGTCCAGTTGGTGCTGGCTGAGGTTGCCCAAGGGAACAGAGGGGTATGCTTTGTACACTGGAGGAGTCAGTCCTGCCTTACAGCAACAGGTAAATTAGAGCACAGGTCGATTTCAGATTAAATCTACTCGTGTTATCAAATAACTTTTCATCTTTCGTGCTCCCACTTCATgtgactgcagagcagagctgtggagatctggttttgtttattctcTTCCAGTTGTCCCACCACAGCTGAGGAGTGCTtttacagcatttctgctgccctTCAAGTGAAATCTGGTGGGTCCTGAGAGGCAAAGGGACTGTCCCTTCGTGCAGAGTGAGGAGAGCTGgtctcagctgccctgtgctggcaccttTTGGAGCTGGAGGACAATCACAGGCAGGTGTTCCTCTCAAAAGAAACtggacactgctgagagcagaggaatccaGTTTACATGGGCACATCCCCAAAGCCCTCAGCCCGACTCATCGTACGTGAGGAAGATCTCAGCTCTTTACTCCCAGCCAGGGACGCACAGGGTTCACTAaagctgcctgcatacaagcttCCAGCAGCACTGTGGTGGTCTTAGCGCTTAACGGTCTTCTCCATGAGGTGCTAGATGACACAGAGATGCCGTGGTTGAGCTGTGTCCTTTCGGTGGgcagcctgcagcccagcaggatcACACAGTGAAAGAGTAAAATGTCCAAAACCTGGCATGTCCTGTAAAGAGGATGAGATCACTGCCATCCCTGCATGATGAAGTGCCTGATCACCACAGTTTTGGATGGGACTTGGCTGCTTCTCCTCCATGAACATGTTTGCATAAGAAGAGCCACAGCTTTGGTACTCAGCAGCTCCTCAGTCCTCACTCACCTCATTAGTCTTTGGGTGGGGGTAGAAGGGAACTGATCACCTGGTGTCCATGACATCAAGGGTGGAGGTCTCTGCTGGGTGGGAGAGAAGAACATGAAGGTGCTCCAGGGAAGTTGCCTGCACTGCACATGATGGCAGGAGGCACCCGAATCCCCCCTCCACTGCATTTCTGGCAGCGgattcctctccctccctgcccacggctctgctgcctgcagctctccctgctggGAGTTGTTTCTCTGTCTCAGCTTCTCTCTGTCTGGGCACACAGAACCCCACTCACACACtgtgtgctcagctctgctgtgcaggAACCTCCAGGCAGGAGATCACTGCCCAGGGGCATCTCTGTGAGTGCAGGGGCTGCTCAGACCTAACTAGAGCTGGGGGCTCAGTGCCTTCCTCCgagcagagaaattaattttaatctcCCTCTGCCCACCCAGTCCACCAAGAGGAGAAATGTCAAAGCAGAGAGTGCTTCCCTTTCAGATAAATGCTGCCTTGAAGTCCTTCTTCAAAAGCACCCTCTGCCAATGTCCTGGGGGTGATgggcagctgtgagcagccctgacccatgcggcACCCCCTAAACAGCAGAAGGACCTTGCCCTGGCAGGGATCTCGCCttcacccacagcttctccccgCAGCACTGTGAGGTGGTcccaggcaggctgagtgctgaccctggcaggcagcagagtccagCCCTGGCACACAGACAGGGCACaaggaccctgctctgaaggacagccctgggcacccctggctgcacacccaccttcacagccctgcagccatccctgaGAGCAGGCAGCCTCATGCCCTGTGCCTCTGATGgtgcagcagggaagccctgctttgGAGCACCTCTTTCTCCTCCACTCTAGCCATGGGATGGGCAAGGTTTTGGAGTCCTGTGCAGGATACTCCTGTGCATTCCAGTCAGACTTACTGTGTGAAGGGCAGTGAAGATTTCTCCTCAAATGAGGTCTTTGCATCTTCCAGCAACttactgcctttaacctctctctcctcacccctcggTGCCTGCAGTCATTGTCCTCAGCCCTgatgggctttgcagaggagctgctcctgtgcacagctgtctctctgcagaacTGCCCTGTTTGTCCTGTTTttccatgagctccctccatcccaggagcccagcccagctcagcagcagaggaccagcccaagacatctctctttctgctcccttccgactcccttgagatgtccttggggctctaggggaatcacagaatcacagaatcacagaatagtaggggttggaagggacctctgtgggtcatctagtccaacccccctgccgaagcagggtcacctacagtaggctgcacaggatcttgtccaggcgggtcttgaatatctccagagaaggagaatccacaacctccctgggcagcctgttccagggctctgtcaccctcagagggaagaagttcttcctcatgttcagacggaacttcctgtgcctcagtttgtgcccattgccccttgtcctgtcactgggcaccattgaaaagagcttggccccatcctcctgacacccacccttcagatatttgtaggcatttataaggtcccctcgcagccttctcttcttcaggctgaacaagcccagttccctcaacctctcctcataggggagattctccagtcccctcaccatccttgtagccctccgctggactctctccagtagctcttcatctttcttgaactggggagcccagaactggacacagtactccagatgaggcctcaccaggacagtgtagaggggaaggagaacctccctcgtcctgctggccacactcttcttgatgcaccccaggatcccattgtctttcttggcagccagagcacactgctggctcatggttaacctgttggtTAACCATGAGAACCTGGAGAACAGTGTTCTCCCATGAgaacactgttggctcatgggaACCTGCTGTGAAGGAATCACTGAAGTTCCCACCCTCTCTGAGGGAGACACACTGCTTTCCAGAAGTGGCATTGCTCCTACCAGTGACAGCTTTACACCAAATTCTCACCTTGCCTTGTCCCATCAGCAGAATGGAAAACTAGGCTGTGCCAGGGagggatctcctttacccctgctgagggcAGCGGTGCAGCTGAGTCAATCCAGACACCTCCTTTTTGGATTTTTGGTCCTGGGGCTACAAGCGAACTCAGGTCCCTCTAATGCAGACCACAAGCTCATGGGAGTGGGAATGTTCTTGTGCCAATTAAGTGTGCATAAATTAGGCACCGGCATgagagctccttgtctcagctccaaCGCTGGTTAATGGAGATGGAGAGCAGGAGTGGGTTGCTCAGACACTACACCAGGCAACATCTGAGGTGTCAGGGGTGGGTGCAGATCTGTGCAGGCACCTGCAAAtagagcagttcatagagacaagGAAACATCTTGGGCCATACTCTTGGAGACTGTTCAGTATTTTatttggccaactgaaatgacAGCTGCTGTCCAAATTCAAGGCAACTGAACCTGTCCCCACTCATTATGTCCAGGGCAGCCCATAGAGTTATTCCTCTAAACAACTGCAGTCATGTGCCAGAGGGAGAGCTCaggctctctctttctctcctccaccAGCTGTATGTACGAGGTCTACACTGACTACATTGGCAGTCCTTTCATGTTCATTCCCACATTGCCTTACAGAGTTCAGGGTCTCTTCTCATGTCATCaaacttctcttgatgcagcccaggatacggttggccttctgggctgccagcacacattggtggcttgtgtccatcttttcatccacAAGCATCCCTGAAACCTACTCCGTAGGGCTGCTCTTAAGcccttcatgccccagcctgcattgatagcGGGgtttaccctgacccaggtgcaagaccttgcacttggcctttctgAACCTCTTAAAGTTCATTCAGACCTAtgtcttgagcttgtccaggaccctctagatggcatcccgtCTTTCTGAGGTGTCAACTGAAAAACTCAGCTTGGCAttgtctgcaaacttgttgaggatGCACTCGATCTTGCTATGTCACTGGTGAAGATACTAAAAAGCActtgtcccagtacagaccccccgagggacaccacttgccacCAGCATCCATCTGGATATTCAGCTGTTGGCCACTACCCTCTGACTGTGACCtgccaaccaattccttatccgccaaacagttcacccatcaaatccatatctcagcaatttagagagaaggatgttgtaggggactgtgtcgaaggctttagaGAAGTCCAGagagatcacatccatagctcttcccttgtccactgatgtagtcaagCCATCATGGAAAGACACTAGGTTGGTCAGGGAGGACTTGCAttgctgaagccatgctggctgtctcgaatcacctccctgtcctccacgtgccttagcatagcttctaggagtacctgttccatgatcttcccaggcacagaggtgaggctgacaggtcggtagttcccagggtcctcctttctatcctttttaaaaataggcacaAAGTTTCCCTTCCCCCAGttaccagggactttgcctgaatGCCATGACCTTGCAAATATCATGGAGAGAGTCttggcaacgacatcagccaTTAACCTCAGGACattgggatgcatcttgtcaggtccaaATGCAGGcctgggacagtgtaggacagtcAGTAGTAGAGATGACCTAGGGCTCATAAAAGGCTGAAAGACCACACAAGGCAAAGTTCTTTCTCCCTTTGTCTATGACAGTTGCATCTGTCGCTGAGGCCTAACAGCAGAAAGTTTATTTTAAGGGtctagtctttttttcctccttaccgCTTTCTGGGGAAACCAGGAGGTGTTGTCCATTTTTCTACACTTGGCATTGCTCACTGTCACATCCCACTGATGCTAGAAGACCCCTTAGCAACATTTGAGGGACAGATTCTGCCTTCCAAGAGCTTGATGGTCAGGgtttggcctttctgcttcatcagACAAACCAAGGCTTTTCTCAGGGTTGCAGCCACCTGcatgcacagtgcctctgcctgtcTGCAATCACAGCCTCCAATTATCTGCACtaacgagtccctggggaggctttgtcagtaatggccctcagtggggcccattaatgcttccaggtactttgagGTTTGCTTTTGACTTCCTGAGCAGTTTATGCTATCTCATCTctgtatctgaggttcatggactcagcaccaaacACACcttggggctcattaaaatacggAAAGCCCTGAACAGCCATCGGTCTTTATTGGCGAGCTGCTATCTGACAGGCCACATATGACACAATGTTGTGCAAGGGTCAGACACAATAGGATGAAGCCTCAACACAAGTAGTATAATTCCACAAAATTATCTCTAAGCAGGATgatcacacaaaaaaataaagcagatgccTGTCCTAAATTAACTCTTGGAAATGTGCAGAGAAAGGGAGGCAGGATATCGTCATGGAAACAGAGTCCAGCTGGCCAGTTTCCATAGagcatccttgagctcctggttcctcatgctgtagatgagcgGGTTCAGTGCTGGAGGCAGCACCGAGTACAGAAACGACACCACCAGATCCAGGGATGTGGACGAGAGAGAAGGTGGCTTCAAGGAGGCAAATACTGCAGTGCTGACAAACAGGGAGGccatggccaggtgagggaggcatgtggaaaaggctttgtgccgtccctgctcagaggagatcctcagcacagccctgaagatctgcacataggacaccacaatgaaaacaaaacagacaaaagctAAACAGACAGTAACCACAAGAAGCTCAACTTCTCTGAGGCAGGAGTCTGAGCAgaagagcttgaggatctgagggatttcacagaagaactggtccacagcattgccatgGCAGACACGTAGTGAAAAAGTATTGGTAGTGTGCAGAAGAGCATTGAGaaacccagtgccccaggcagctgctgccatgtggacacaagctctgctgcccaggagggtccaatagtgcaggggtttgcagatggcaacatagcggtcataggccatgatggttaGGATGGCATACTCTGctgagaacaagaaaagaaagaaaaaaacctgcacagcACATCCCGTGTACGAGATCGCCCTGGTGTCCcacagggaattggccatggatttggggagagtggtggagatggagcccaggtctaggaaggagaggttgaggaggaagaagtacatgggggtgtggaggcggtggtcgcaggctatggcagtgatgatgagttCATTGCCCAGGActgcagccaggtagatggccaggaagagccagaaggtcaagagctgccaCTCCCGcatgtctg
This genomic interval carries:
- the LOC142365098 gene encoding LOW QUALITY PROTEIN: uncharacterized protein LOC142365098 (The sequence of the model RefSeq protein was modified relative to this genomic sequence to represent the inferred CDS: substituted 1 base at 1 genomic stop codon) gives rise to the protein MSNSSSITHFLLLAFADMREWQLLTFWLFLAIYLAAVLGNELIITAIACDHRLHTPMYFFLLNLSFLDLGSISTTLPKSMANSLWDTRAISYTGCAVQVFFFLFLFSAEYAILTIMAYDRYVAICKPLHYWTLLGSRACVHMAAAAWGTGFLNALLHTTNTFSLRVCHGNAVDQFFCEIPQILKLFCSDSCLREVELLVVTVCLAFVCFVFIVVSYVQIFRAVLRISSEQGRHKAFSTCLPHLAMASLFVSTAVFASLKPPSLSSTSLDLVVSFLYSVLPPALNPLIYSMRNQELKDALWKLASWTLDSLVQIIGGCDCRQAEALCMQVAATLRKALVCLMKQKGQTLTIKLLEGRICPSNVAKGSSSISGMSSLLLTVLHCPRPAFGPDKMHPNVLRLMADVVAKTLSMIFARSWHSGKVPVSFHDGLTTSVDKGRAMDVISLDFSKAFDTRDLSSLVAPGPKIQKGGVWIDSAAPLPSAGGWTLLPARVSTQPAWDHLTVLRGEAVGEGEIPARCRQLPWSTFMFFSPTQQRPPPLMSWTPGDQFPSTPTQRLMRLPTERTQLNHGISVSSSTSWRRPLSAKTTTVLLEASPKGASTGQLRPALLTLHEGTVPLPLRTHQISLEGQQKCCKSTPQLWWDNWKRINKTRSPQLCSAAGLTPPVYKAYPSVPLGNLSQHQLDLTKGTCQREECLNFLLPFLPXTGPHAQQQQMSNSSSITELLLLEFADMRQLQLLTFWLFLAIYLAALLANGLVITAIACDRHLHTPMYFFLLNLSLLDLGSISTILPKAMSNSLWDTRDISYTGCAAQVFLFLFLLVADYSLLTIMAYDRYIAICKPLYYGTLLGSRACVHMAAAAWGTGFIYAMLHTANTFSLPLCKGNTVDQFFCELPQLLKLSCPDTYLREAGLLVVSACLAFTCFVFIVVSYVQIFSAVLRIPSEQGRHKAFSTCLSHLAVVSLLISTSIFVYLKPPSNSSPLLDLVITILYSLVPPTLNPLIYSMRNKELKDALRKVMAGCVSAARDC